The following coding sequences are from one Comamonas koreensis window:
- a CDS encoding YajQ family cyclic di-GMP-binding protein, translated as MPSFDTVCEADFVEVKNAVENSAKEIGTRFDFKGTSAGIELKDKEIIMYGDADFQLVQVEDILRNKLTKRNVDVRFLDKGDVQKVGGDKVKQVIKVRNGIEQELAKKIQKLIKDSKMKVQAAIQGDAVRITGAKRDDLQAAMALLKKDVTDVPLSFNNFRD; from the coding sequence ATGCCATCGTTTGACACGGTTTGCGAAGCCGACTTCGTCGAGGTGAAAAACGCTGTTGAGAATTCCGCCAAGGAAATTGGCACCCGTTTTGACTTCAAGGGAACGTCGGCCGGGATCGAGCTCAAGGACAAAGAGATCATCATGTACGGCGATGCCGACTTCCAGCTGGTGCAGGTTGAAGACATCCTGCGCAACAAACTGACCAAGCGCAATGTGGATGTGCGCTTTCTGGACAAGGGCGATGTGCAAAAGGTCGGCGGCGACAAGGTCAAGCAAGTGATCAAGGTGCGCAACGGCATCGAGCAGGAGCTGGCCAAGAAGATCCAGAAGCTCATCAAGGACAGCAAGATGAAGGTGCAGGCCGCCATCCAGGGCGATGCTGTGCGCATCACCGGCGCCAAGCGCGACGACCTGCAAGCAGCGATGGCACTGCTGAAGAAAGACGTGACCGACGTGCCGCTGTCGTTCAATAACTTCCGCGACTGA